One window of the Staphylococcus equorum genome contains the following:
- a CDS encoding ABC transporter ATP-binding protein yields MLVELKNVARRKQGKEIIENVSWQISEGEKWMLYGLNGAGKTTLLNILNAYEPHTSGTLSLFGMQPGNKGYSADNVRDKIGFVSSSLMNRFQDGEIVLDVVISGIFKSIGVYKEVKASHIEMAKRYLEQMGMRQFENQYYGYLSTGERQKVLIARALMGDPKLMILDEPASGLDFIAREDLLSALDKLYKQNPKLAVIYVTHFVEEITQNIQRGFLLKDGTCYKQGELQSVLNSDTLSDFFNRDVSVVYQNQRYSLFLRR; encoded by the coding sequence ATGCTTGTTGAGTTGAAAAATGTTGCAAGAAGAAAACAAGGAAAAGAAATAATTGAAAATGTGAGTTGGCAAATAAGCGAAGGCGAAAAATGGATGTTATACGGCTTAAATGGTGCAGGTAAAACAACATTACTCAACATCTTAAATGCTTATGAACCACATACATCAGGGACGCTATCATTGTTTGGTATGCAGCCTGGGAACAAAGGTTATTCTGCAGATAATGTACGTGATAAAATAGGGTTTGTTTCAAGCAGTTTAATGAATCGATTTCAAGATGGCGAAATTGTATTAGATGTAGTCATCAGTGGTATTTTTAAATCAATAGGCGTTTATAAAGAAGTGAAAGCGAGTCATATTGAAATGGCTAAACGATATTTAGAGCAAATGGGTATGCGTCAATTTGAAAATCAATATTATGGTTATTTATCAACGGGTGAAAGACAAAAAGTATTGATTGCTAGAGCATTAATGGGTGATCCTAAATTAATGATTTTAGATGAACCTGCTTCAGGATTAGACTTTATAGCACGCGAAGATTTACTCAGTGCACTTGATAAATTATATAAACAAAATCCAAAACTTGCGGTGATTTATGTAACACATTTTGTTGAAGAAATTACACAAAATATTCAACGCGGCTTTTTATTGAAGGATGGTACATGTTATAAGCAAGGAGAACTACAGTCTGTATTAAATAGTGACACTTTAAGTGATTTTTTCAATAGAGATGTGAGTGTGGTTTATCAAAATCAACGCTACTCACTATTTTTAAGACGATAA
- a CDS encoding FadR/GntR family transcriptional regulator, whose product MKISNTKIYEQIADILLESIKSGEYQVGDKLPSIQKLGQQYGVSVASVREALNALRTIGIIEMKQGYGTFIKQIEPTFFELGDKFTSLDQITELLELREIVESATVEKAAIHRNEADLVSLKKALDEMGEAVTDGTSGEKADLQFHLSIARAAKNSLLVELLNNISELMQDSMEETRKIFIYSKQKTMNKLHEEHVIIYNAIVEQNATNAVKAMESHLLEVKETILANFKEQ is encoded by the coding sequence ATGAAAATTTCAAACACGAAAATCTATGAACAAATCGCTGACATTCTGTTAGAAAGTATAAAATCAGGGGAGTATCAAGTGGGTGATAAGTTACCTTCTATACAAAAACTTGGTCAACAGTATGGTGTAAGTGTTGCATCAGTGAGAGAAGCATTAAATGCTTTAAGAACAATTGGCATTATAGAAATGAAACAAGGGTATGGCACATTTATTAAGCAAATAGAACCAACCTTTTTTGAATTAGGTGATAAGTTCACGTCGTTAGATCAAATTACAGAACTTTTAGAGTTAAGAGAAATCGTAGAAAGTGCTACGGTAGAAAAGGCTGCCATACATCGTAATGAAGCAGATTTAGTGAGTTTAAAGAAAGCATTAGATGAAATGGGTGAAGCGGTAACCGATGGCACATCTGGGGAAAAAGCAGATTTACAATTTCATCTTTCAATTGCAAGAGCAGCCAAAAATTCATTGCTAGTTGAGCTATTAAATAACATTTCTGAATTAATGCAAGATTCAATGGAAGAAACAAGAAAGATATTTATTTATAGCAAACAAAAAACAATGAATAAACTACATGAAGAACATGTGATTATTTATAATGCAATCGTAGAACAAAATGCTACCAACGCAGTTAAAGCCATGGAGTCACATTTATTAGAAGTTAAAGAAACAATTTTAGCTAATTTTAAAGAGCAATAA
- a CDS encoding ArsR/SmtB family transcription factor, translating into MNESLDSQTIDNVTEIFKALSEGNRLRIMHLLSHGENSVGHIAHKLEMSQSNVSHQLRVLKQAHLVKAKRDGQSMIYAIDDTHVTTLLKQAIHHATHQS; encoded by the coding sequence ATGAATGAATCTTTAGATTCACAAACAATTGATAACGTGACTGAAATTTTCAAAGCATTAAGTGAAGGCAATCGTTTACGTATTATGCACTTATTATCGCATGGCGAAAATAGTGTCGGTCATATTGCTCACAAATTAGAGATGAGCCAATCAAATGTTTCTCATCAATTGCGTGTACTGAAACAAGCTCATTTAGTGAAAGCTAAACGTGATGGTCAATCTATGATATATGCCATAGATGATACGCATGTTACTACCCTATTAAAACAAGCGATACATCACGCAACACATCAATCATAA
- a CDS encoding metallophosphoesterase family protein, with product MKFAIITDVHGNFDALETVLDDIDRREGINKIFNLGDNIGVGHETNKVLDEIFDRDDMEIIAGNHDEAVMSIVNDTPYPEDLKDKFYEHHQWIESHLDEDYYDKLDELPRVIEKTFNNKKVLFIHYEIANEKLSTPIDGQPYSPIVEPSEENVKALFEDKNADLIVFGHNHTVHFYDDKSTVYFNPGSVGLNNGAYAVYGIITIDENEFSCERIKVPYDNEEFIRGFTEKQVPAKDLIFDKFI from the coding sequence ATGAAATTTGCAATTATTACTGATGTACATGGAAACTTTGATGCATTGGAAACCGTTTTGGATGATATTGATAGAAGAGAAGGAATCAATAAAATATTTAATCTAGGCGATAATATCGGAGTAGGGCATGAAACAAATAAAGTGCTTGATGAAATTTTCGATAGAGATGATATGGAAATCATTGCAGGTAATCATGATGAAGCGGTTATGTCGATCGTAAATGATACTCCTTATCCAGAAGACTTAAAGGATAAATTCTATGAACATCATCAATGGATTGAAAGTCATTTAGATGAAGACTATTATGACAAATTAGATGAATTACCACGTGTAATTGAGAAGACTTTTAATAATAAAAAAGTATTGTTTATTCATTATGAAATTGCCAATGAGAAATTAAGTACACCTATTGATGGACAACCTTATAGTCCAATTGTTGAGCCAAGTGAAGAAAACGTTAAAGCATTATTTGAAGACAAGAATGCTGATTTAATCGTTTTTGGACATAATCATACAGTGCATTTTTATGATGACAAATCTACTGTATATTTTAACCCTGGTTCTGTAGGACTTAATAATGGTGCTTATGCAGTATATGGCATTATAACAATTGATGAAAATGAATTCTCATGTGAACGTATTAAAGTTCCGTATGATAATGAAGAATTTATAAGAGGCTTTACTGAAAAACAAGTACCAGCAAAAGATCTAATCTTTGATAAGTTTATTTAA
- a CDS encoding HAD family hydrolase, producing the protein MDNVRAIFLDMDGTILHKDNRVDRETTEVIQQLRNLGYKVFLATGRAHDEIHYLVPETFEVDGIISSNGTLGVVEKETIFKHGLSYNTVSEVIKRAKQEAIYYEIFPFGSDRVVLKEDEAWAKALFEPATPPGKVGESEWTSRRESLKGKVDWEDTIPDTSFSKIYLFSPEYEKITNFRNQLIEDSAALQISVSNSSRFNAETMAFNTDKGTGIKEMIEHFGINQEETLVIGDSDNDRAMFEFGHYTVAMRNARPEIQALAKDVTSLTNEENGAAAYLKEHFIK; encoded by the coding sequence ATGGATAATGTGAGAGCAATATTTTTAGATATGGATGGTACGATTTTACATAAAGATAACAGGGTAGATAGGGAAACAACTGAAGTGATTCAACAATTAAGAAACCTTGGTTATAAAGTGTTCTTAGCAACTGGTAGAGCACATGACGAAATTCATTATTTGGTGCCTGAAACTTTTGAAGTAGATGGCATTATAAGTTCGAATGGAACGTTAGGTGTAGTGGAAAAAGAGACTATTTTTAAACATGGTCTTTCATATAATACAGTAAGTGAAGTTATTAAACGTGCAAAACAAGAAGCAATATATTATGAAATCTTCCCATTTGGCAGTGACCGTGTCGTACTTAAAGAAGATGAAGCATGGGCGAAGGCTTTATTTGAACCAGCAACACCACCAGGCAAAGTAGGAGAAAGTGAATGGACTTCTAGAAGAGAGTCTTTAAAAGGCAAAGTAGATTGGGAAGATACTATTCCTGATACGTCATTTTCAAAAATTTATTTATTCTCACCTGAATATGAGAAAATCACTAATTTCCGTAATCAATTAATCGAAGATAGTGCAGCATTACAAATCAGTGTATCAAATTCATCACGCTTTAATGCAGAGACTATGGCGTTTAATACAGACAAAGGCACAGGTATTAAAGAGATGATTGAACACTTTGGTATTAATCAGGAAGAAACTTTAGTCATTGGTGATAGTGATAATGATAGAGCAATGTTTGAATTTGGACATTATACTGTTGCTATGAGAAATGCGAGACCTGAAATTCAGGCTTTAGCAAAAGATGTAACATCTTTAACGAATGAAGAAAATGGTGCGGCAGCATATCTAAAAGAACATTTCATAAAATAA
- the czrB gene encoding CDF family zinc efflux transporter CzrB, which produces MSESEHHGHNHAHGHVHTNNKKILLISFLIIGIFMIVEIIGGFVSNSLALLSDGLHMFSDTISLGVALLAFIYAERHANKHKTFGYKRFEILAALFNGVTLFVIGIIIIVEAIGRFFDPQEVQSTEMFIISVTGLIVNIIVAYLMFKAGDTSHNINMRGAFLHVIGDLLGSVGAIIAAVLIWNFNLTIADPIASIIVSVLIIKSSWGITKSSLNILMEGTPSDVNMNQVFSMITEEEKIKNIHDCHVWTISNEMNALSCHAVVPNTMTIEEGEVLLNRLEHKLEHLNIQHMTIQLETTDHLHDNNILCSAIYSKQTTHHSHSH; this is translated from the coding sequence ATGTCTGAATCTGAACACCATGGACACAATCATGCACATGGTCATGTGCACACAAATAACAAAAAAATATTACTTATTAGTTTTCTAATTATTGGAATCTTTATGATTGTTGAGATTATTGGCGGCTTTGTTTCTAATAGTTTGGCATTACTTTCTGATGGTCTACACATGTTTAGTGATACAATTTCTTTAGGTGTAGCGCTACTTGCTTTTATTTATGCTGAAAGACATGCTAATAAACATAAAACATTTGGTTATAAAAGATTTGAAATATTGGCTGCATTATTTAACGGAGTCACATTATTCGTTATAGGCATTATTATTATTGTTGAAGCTATTGGTCGTTTCTTTGATCCTCAAGAAGTTCAATCCACAGAAATGTTTATAATTAGTGTTACCGGACTAATAGTTAATATTATAGTTGCTTATTTAATGTTTAAGGCCGGAGACACATCACACAATATTAATATGCGTGGCGCATTTCTTCATGTAATCGGAGACTTATTAGGTTCAGTAGGTGCAATTATAGCTGCTGTGCTTATCTGGAATTTCAACTTAACAATCGCCGATCCAATTGCCAGTATCATTGTATCTGTACTTATTATTAAAAGTAGCTGGGGCATAACAAAATCTTCTCTCAATATCTTGATGGAAGGTACGCCAAGTGATGTTAATATGAATCAAGTCTTTTCTATGATTACGGAAGAAGAAAAAATTAAAAATATACATGATTGTCATGTTTGGACAATTTCCAACGAAATGAATGCTTTAAGTTGTCATGCTGTAGTGCCAAATACGATGACTATTGAAGAAGGTGAAGTGCTCTTAAACAGATTAGAACATAAATTAGAACACTTAAATATTCAACATATGACCATACAACTAGAAACAACTGATCATCTACATGATAATAATATTTTATGTTCTGCAATTTATTCAAAACAAACAACACATCATTCACACTCACATTAA
- a CDS encoding NAD(P)-binding oxidoreductase translates to MSILVIGANGGVGQHLVNQLKERGESFTAAVRKQEQVDALKDKGIDATLIDVETDDIKTLTEKVKGFDKVVFSVGSGGNTGADKTISVDLDGAIKSIKASEANNVKQYVMVSTYDSRRESFEASGGLKPYTIAKHYADEYLKQADVGYTIVHPGGLLDDAGTNKIEVGAFFEGRGSIPREDVASVLTKVLTEDDYLNTEFQIVSGDEEISTALSNFNK, encoded by the coding sequence ATGAGTATATTAGTAATTGGAGCAAATGGTGGCGTTGGCCAACATCTAGTAAATCAATTAAAAGAACGTGGTGAAAGCTTTACAGCTGCTGTAAGAAAGCAAGAACAAGTAGACGCGTTAAAAGATAAAGGCATAGATGCAACTTTAATAGATGTAGAAACGGATGATATCAAAACATTGACTGAAAAGGTTAAAGGATTCGACAAAGTTGTCTTTTCTGTTGGATCTGGTGGTAACACAGGTGCAGATAAAACAATCAGTGTGGATTTAGATGGCGCAATTAAATCAATTAAAGCAAGTGAAGCCAATAACGTAAAACAATATGTGATGGTTTCAACTTATGATTCTAGAAGAGAGTCATTCGAAGCAAGTGGAGGTTTAAAACCATATACAATTGCGAAACACTATGCTGATGAATATCTTAAACAAGCAGATGTAGGTTATACAATTGTACATCCGGGCGGTTTATTAGATGATGCAGGTACGAATAAAATTGAAGTAGGTGCATTTTTTGAAGGTCGAGGATCAATCCCTCGTGAAGATGTAGCATCTGTATTAACAAAAGTATTGACTGAAGATGACTACTTAAATACTGAGTTCCAAATTGTTAGTGGCGATGAAGAAATTTCAACCGCTTTATCAAATTTTAATAAGTAA
- a CDS encoding DNA/RNA non-specific endonuclease → MKKIKYLVLLLMTVFIVGCANGEDTSSADKDTDAKVVTDLKNEKEETATKVKNENKSEEPQVEGETTTEASDDTFPGYEKIEVDGGDMSGNRDANVVVDIGYGDRKYWAFTNEHGQLTRVIADEIKIQDDETEDVLSSGRYYADEAKVPGVESDDLDEGHIIADSLGGVSNAYNITPQDSTLNRHGDQAYLEKTIREAGGATNFEANITYPDTETQIPSSYQYTYTINGNEVTDSFDNVNPDELNESLGLTGNKEPESESATSTGDDETVADVDSDGNGQVTIAEAEAAGFSMPINSDHWLYAHMDDRDNDGVVGE, encoded by the coding sequence ATGAAGAAAATAAAATATTTAGTTTTACTTTTAATGACTGTTTTTATTGTTGGTTGTGCCAACGGAGAAGATACATCTTCTGCCGATAAAGATACGGATGCAAAGGTAGTCACAGATTTAAAAAATGAAAAAGAAGAAACAGCTACCAAGGTAAAGAATGAAAACAAATCAGAGGAACCTCAAGTAGAAGGTGAAACGACAACTGAAGCTAGTGATGATACGTTTCCAGGCTATGAAAAAATTGAAGTCGATGGTGGTGATATGTCTGGGAACCGTGACGCGAACGTCGTTGTAGATATCGGTTATGGTGATCGAAAATATTGGGCGTTCACTAACGAACACGGGCAATTGACACGAGTTATTGCGGATGAAATTAAAATACAAGATGATGAGACAGAGGATGTGTTATCGTCAGGTAGATATTATGCTGATGAGGCAAAGGTACCTGGTGTTGAAAGTGATGACTTAGACGAAGGACACATTATTGCTGACTCACTTGGTGGCGTGTCGAATGCTTATAATATTACTCCACAAGATAGTACGCTAAACCGACATGGTGATCAAGCTTATCTCGAAAAGACTATCCGAGAAGCGGGCGGAGCTACTAATTTTGAAGCTAATATAACTTATCCCGATACCGAAACACAAATTCCTTCTAGCTATCAATATACTTATACTATAAATGGAAATGAAGTAACAGATTCATTTGATAATGTGAACCCTGATGAACTAAATGAGTCACTTGGGTTAACTGGTAATAAGGAACCAGAGTCTGAGTCAGCAACTTCAACGGGGGATGATGAAACAGTTGCGGATGTTGATTCTGATGGTAATGGACAAGTGACAATTGCAGAAGCTGAAGCTGCAGGGTTCAGCATGCCAATAAATAGTGATCATTGGTTATATGCACATATGGACGATCGAGATAATGATGGGGTCGTAGGTGAATAA
- a CDS encoding DUF2200 domain-containing protein, producing MTKPKIYTMAFGSVYPHLIKKVEKKARTKAEADEVICWMTGYTQTQIDKLIDDGTDYETFILQAPELNPNRTKITGVICGIRVENMEPSVMKEIRYLDKMIDELAKGKTLEKIFRDAQS from the coding sequence ATGACGAAACCGAAAATATATACGATGGCTTTCGGCTCTGTATACCCGCATCTGATTAAAAAAGTTGAAAAGAAAGCAAGAACTAAAGCTGAAGCAGATGAAGTTATTTGTTGGATGACAGGATATACGCAAACACAAATAGATAAACTTATTGATGACGGAACGGATTATGAAACATTTATTTTACAAGCACCAGAGTTAAATCCTAATAGAACTAAAATTACAGGTGTCATATGTGGTATTCGAGTTGAAAATATGGAGCCGTCAGTTATGAAAGAAATTAGATACTTAGATAAAATGATTGATGAACTAGCTAAAGGCAAAACTTTGGAAAAAATATTTAGAGACGCTCAATCATAA